The Thermodesulfobacteriota bacterium genome has a window encoding:
- a CDS encoding pyridoxal phosphate-dependent aminotransferase, giving the protein MIAKRIDQVTSFIVMDVLEKAHEMEREGTHIIHLEVGEPDFDTPQCIKAAACRALEEGHTHYTHSLGLLELRNAICEYYFSTYNVSLDPDQIIITSGTSPAMFLLFSVLLEKNDQVIIPDPHYACYPNFIRFLEGEVVTVEVYQEDGFQYRPEQIHKKISNKTKAILINSPSNPTGNLLSESRMKEIAGFSPYIISDEIYHGLVYEGVEHSILQFTENAFVLNGFSKLYAMTGLRLGYLIAPKSFIRPMQKIQQNFFISANSMVQQAGIAALKDAGDDVEKMRKTYNKRRKYMIHRLKEMGLKITVEPTGAFYVFADARHISNDSYKLAFDILEKAHVGVTPGIDFGKNGEGYLRFSYANSMENITEGMDRLEKYLDNQIC; this is encoded by the coding sequence CGAAGGAACCCATATTATTCATCTGGAAGTGGGTGAGCCGGATTTTGATACCCCGCAGTGCATTAAAGCCGCTGCATGCAGGGCGCTTGAAGAAGGCCACACCCACTACACCCACAGCCTCGGCCTGCTTGAGCTTAGAAATGCAATTTGCGAGTACTATTTTTCCACCTATAATGTTTCGCTAGATCCGGATCAAATTATTATCACCTCCGGCACTTCTCCTGCCATGTTCCTGTTGTTTTCGGTGCTGCTTGAAAAAAATGATCAGGTCATTATTCCAGATCCTCATTATGCCTGCTATCCCAATTTTATTCGATTCTTGGAAGGAGAAGTCGTTACGGTTGAAGTTTACCAGGAAGACGGTTTCCAGTACAGGCCTGAACAAATCCATAAAAAGATTTCAAACAAAACCAAGGCTATTTTAATAAACTCGCCCTCCAACCCAACGGGAAACCTTTTATCCGAAAGTCGAATGAAGGAAATCGCTGGATTTTCACCTTACATCATTTCAGATGAAATCTATCATGGCCTGGTCTATGAGGGGGTTGAGCATTCAATTTTGCAGTTTACGGAAAATGCCTTTGTACTAAACGGCTTTTCTAAACTGTATGCCATGACCGGACTGCGTCTCGGATACCTGATTGCGCCAAAATCCTTTATCCGCCCCATGCAAAAAATACAGCAAAACTTTTTTATTTCTGCCAATTCCATGGTCCAACAGGCGGGAATTGCCGCTCTTAAGGACGCAGGGGATGATGTGGAAAAAATGAGAAAGACGTATAATAAGCGAAGAAAGTATATGATTCACCGTTTAAAGGAAATGGGTCTTAAAATTACCGTAGAGCCGACCGGTGCCTTTTATGTCTTCGCCGATGCCCGCCATATATCCAACGATTCGTATAAGCTGGCCTTTGATATACTGGAAAAAGCCCATGTGGGTGTCACCCCGGGGATCGATTTCGGCAAAAACGGAGAAGGATACCTCAGGTTCTCCTATGCAAACTCAATGGAAAACATCACCGAAGGCATGGACAGGTTGGAGAAGTATCTTGATAATCAAATCTGCTGA
- the yihA gene encoding ribosome biogenesis GTP-binding protein YihA/YsxC, with protein sequence MIIKSAEFVTSAVRPSQYPPAVLPEVAFAGRSNVGKSSLINTLVNRKHLVKTSATPGRTQLINFFNINDKLSFVDIPGYGYAKVPVSVKKKWGPMIETYLTTRKTLKGIVLILDIRRIPGQQEMNMLDWLNHYTIPFVLVLTKSDKLSKIRQKKQLTQIANTLSTDRDHFVLFSAKSRQGKDEVWEAVNQLIL encoded by the coding sequence TTGATAATCAAATCTGCTGAATTTGTGACCAGCGCAGTTAGACCGTCTCAATATCCTCCGGCTGTTTTGCCGGAGGTCGCCTTTGCCGGGCGTTCCAATGTCGGCAAATCTTCCCTTATCAATACTCTGGTAAACAGAAAGCATCTGGTAAAAACCAGTGCGACACCCGGTCGAACCCAACTGATCAACTTTTTTAACATAAACGATAAACTTTCTTTTGTGGATATTCCGGGGTATGGATATGCAAAGGTTCCGGTGTCGGTTAAAAAAAAATGGGGCCCCATGATTGAAACCTATTTGACCACAAGAAAGACGCTTAAAGGTATAGTGCTGATCTTGGATATCCGTCGTATCCCCGGTCAACAAGAGATGAACATGCTTGACTGGCTCAATCATTACACTATTCCCTTCGTACTCGTATTAACCAAATCCGATAAGCTTTCAAAAATTAGGCAAAAAAAGCAGTTAACTCAAATCGCAAACACTCTTTCGACAGATAGAGACCATTTTGTTTTGTTTTCAGCAAAATCGCGACAGGGAAAAGACGAGGTTTGGGAAGCGGTGAATCAGTTGATATTATAG
- a CDS encoding DUF3617 family protein, protein MCKKSCLMFTLLLAVFFIFVSVSFAGSLFNEGLWKITSKMEIPGMPVPMPPITYTQCLTKQNPVPSRSETGQECRTKNIKTKGNTVSWEMVCGSPQGEVKSSGKITYKGNRFDGVVLMDIPGQGQMKMTMTGERIGKCKK, encoded by the coding sequence ATGTGCAAAAAAAGTTGTCTTATGTTTACCCTGTTGCTGGCTGTTTTCTTTATCTTTGTTTCTGTTTCATTTGCAGGCTCCCTTTTCAATGAAGGCCTGTGGAAAATTACCTCTAAGATGGAAATACCGGGAATGCCTGTGCCGATGCCTCCGATTACCTATACGCAGTGTTTAACGAAACAAAATCCCGTGCCCAGCCGGTCTGAAACCGGCCAGGAGTGTCGCACCAAAAACATCAAAACAAAAGGCAACACCGTGTCCTGGGAGATGGTTTGCGGCTCTCCGCAGGGCGAAGTGAAAAGCAGTGGTAAAATTACTTATAAAGGAAACCGGTTCGATGGAGTCGTTCTAATGGACATACCGGGACAGGGACAAATGAAAATGACCATGACCGGCGAGCGCATCGGAAAATGTAAAAAGTAA